A part of Aegilops tauschii subsp. strangulata cultivar AL8/78 chromosome 2, Aet v6.0, whole genome shotgun sequence genomic DNA contains:
- the LOC141041112 gene encoding uncharacterized protein, translating into MAARFYAHLFASEGSRDGERVQQHIEGAITEEMNAKLTMPFTDEEIETALFQMGPTKAPRPDGLPTMFYQRHWELVKNDVCGAVREFLAGKAAPDGFNDTIIVMIPKALANRLKVVLPFMIPEEQSAFVPEGSRENFAALCSILQEYEVASGQKVNLQKSAIFFGKGTSDDSKEELKQVLDMSAEALSERYLGLPTVVGRSKDGTFKYVKESARGKVSGWKGQGLSKTAREVLIKSGLQPTPTFTMSCFQLTKKMCGNLSSISSNFWWGEANGQKKVHWIAWDKMCTRKHEGGLGFRDPKAFNQAMLAKQSWRLFQVPTSLCARVLKAQYYAEVSILNATCPEVVLILIEVFYMGKTCC; encoded by the exons ATGGCAGCACGGTTTTATGCTCATCTGTTCGCTTCTGAAGGCTCGAGGGACGGAGAAAGGGTACAACAACATATTGAGGGAGCTATCACAGAAGAGATGAATGCAAAACTCACAATGCCATTCACCGATGAGGAGATCGAGACGGCCCTCTTCCAGATGGGGCCCACAAAGGCGCCGAGGCCGGATGGACTACCGACCATGTTCTACCAACGGCACTGGGAGTTGGTAAAGAACGACGTGTGTGGTGCAGTACGAGAGTTCTTGGCAGGGAAGGCAGCTCCTGATGGTTTTAACGACACGATCATTGTGATGATTCCGAAA GCACTGGCCAACCGCCTTAAAGTTGTGCTTCCTTTTATGATACCTGAGGAACAAAGTGCATTTGTGCCAG AGGGCTCACGTGAAAATTTTGCTGCACTATGCTCCATCTTGCAAGAGTACGAGGTTGCCTCGGGTCAGAAAGTTAATCTTCAGAAGTCCGCGATCTTCTTTGGGAAGGGTACATCTGATGATAGCAAAGAAGAGCTCAAACAAGTGCTAGATATGTCGGCAGAGGCTCTAAGTGAGAGATATTTGGGACTCCCTACGGTGGTGGGGAGATCGAAGGATGGGACCTTCAAATATGTCAAGGAGAGTGCAAGAGGGAAGGTTTCAGGGTGGAAAGGACAAGGCTTATCCAAGACTGCGAGGGAGGTGCTCATTAAGTCTGGCCTCCAACCAACACCAACTTTTACCATGAGCTGCTTTCAACTCACAAAGAAAATGTGCGGGAACCtgtcatctatttcttcaaactTCTGGTGGGGTGAAGCAAATGGTCAGAAGAAGGTGCATTGGATCGCTTGGGACAAGATGTGCACGAGAAAGCATGAAGGAGGGCTAGGTTTTCGGGACCCAAAGGCTTTTAACCAAGCTATGCTTGCCAAGCAATCTTGGCGATTGTTCCAGGTGCCAACCTCGCTGTGTGCAAGGGTCTTGAAAGCTCAATATTATGCAGAGGTATCTATTCTAAATGCAACATGCCCCGAGGTGGTTCTTATACTTATAGAAGTATTTTACATGGGCAAGACCTGCTGCTAG